In Osmerus mordax isolate fOsmMor3 chromosome 16, fOsmMor3.pri, whole genome shotgun sequence, the genomic stretch CTCATGTCCAGCGGCCTCCAGCAAGCAGATGAGGACAAATACGATCACGTTCAGCAACTTCAGGCACTGCCAGGCCCTGGAGAAGCTCAGTGGAAGTCAGAATATCCCCCCAAATAGAATGAGGGCACTGAGGCTGCAGGACATTATAACACATTTTACTGTCTGAGGTCAGAGGTAGAAAGAATGAAGAAAATAAGGTTTTAGACAGATGATGTGACACAGAGTCAATGAAAGTTCTGATGGAATGAGCCGTACATATTCACAACTCGAATTCATCGATGTTATTCAGTTTCAAACCAACTTCTGTACGGTACACGGTGCTTCCtatagggcggcatgaagagaggGGTGGCAATTTCCAAAGTGCACCCATTTAAGTTAACCCTCCCGCTGTCCTGGAGTTTCAAAcacactaccagcagagggcgccaaccgcgGGGGTGGGGgaacggggggtgggggaatggggggggggggggggggggcagtgtttgTAAACCTTGCCTTGggcaccaaatgtgctaggaccggcactgacAGTACACATACATTTAATGGTCCCATTCAGAATAGGCAGTTTAAAGAATCATATAATTATATTGACTATTAGGTGGCAATCTCTTCAATCTTTGCAGTTCATTCTATTCACACTGTTGAATGAATGTTAATTACATTACAAAAGCATGCTTTTTTACCAGCCAAAGTTGAATGCATTTTATTTTTAAGCTCCCAATTGCTGTTGACAATTACTGGTAACTACAGTAATGTGATATAGCAcattgtatatatgtatatatttgaaACTCTTTCTGTTGTTGAGTCCtcttttacagtattttacaggCCTCACACTGAAGTCAGACTCGTCGATAAGTAAGACTTAGGGAGAAGTTTGAATCATGAAAAGAAAACCTCTCCTTCCCTACTGTGTCCAACAACACAGGTCAGAAAGGTTAGGCTAATTTTAGACAGAAGAGGACAGCAGAGGTCAGAAGAAGAAACCAGTCAAACATCTGCCTTCCAAAGTCCTGTGATTGGTTACTGCAGGTTAAGTACAGCCAAACCTTTAGTTACCAGCTTTATAACAGCTACAGAAAGCATTATGTTTGCAACATTTGTTGTTAAAACAAcccatgcatgtttcaaaattattaaaatataatacaacattatcaatAATAGTGAATGAAATATGTGAAGTGAGAAGTGTTTGGAGTTAGATTTCTGAAAATGATTAAAGAACTAAAAATTAGAGGCAAGTGTTAACAACTGGTGTTTTATTTACTTACAAAAGTGAAAGACAATTCAGGAGTGCACACACAATACATGAAAAATAAAAAGTCATACAGAAACAAATGTATAGAAATATGTTTACAAAAACTCTACATAGAATACTGATAAGGGAATTCGTTTTATACATATTCTGTCTCTCTTAGGACTCTCAAAAACTGAAGTGCATGTTCAAATGAATAGTTTGGGAACAAATAGTTTGTAGTAAACAAATGTGTTGTTTTAACTAATGACCCTTCCCTATGACAAAATGGCCCTTCCCTATGACAACATTATTTATCAGCAATATGAAATAATACAACATTCTTTCATATTAAAGGGCATTTTAAACTCTTTATACGAGCATATATAAGTATCTCAAAGTACTATACACTATATGACGCTGGTTTAATGACTCTACTTTGTTGGGGACATCTCTACGGCGGTTGTGTCATCAGCTCCATTGACATCGTAGTCCCCCACAGGGCCACTGACCAGGATCTTTATACGCTCAGGGAAGTCATCAAATTTTGGGTACAACAGGAAGTCGTAGATGAGAGCGGCagccacacctccacacattgGCCCCACCCAGTACACCTGCAACAGGCCAGTACCTCAGGTCAGTACACCACGGTTACACTGGACTACAGGGACTAACATGATGAGCTCACCTACATGATAACATGTACTCTCACAACATCGtttactacatttagtcatttagcagacgctcttatccagagcgacttactaaTAGCTCAACAATAGAGATACTGTTGCTCATTAACTTCTATTCTTCATATTCAACAGACTTGGAGATAGAAGAAGATATTGAGCTGTCTGGCTGTGGATTTAATGTCCCACACACTAAGCCGAGGAATGTGTCAATACAGCATAATGACTTACCCAGTGGTTTGTGAAATCATTCATGATCAGTGCGGGGCCGAAGGAGCGAGCAGGGTTGATGCCGCAGCCTGTGTAGCTGATCTGTAAATATAAACAATCACaacaaaatgaagagatagGATCTCTAACTTCTAAAAAGTCTACCAATTATTATGTTTTACTTGTGTGATTAAAATGCAATGTTATTAGATGAGCAACAACTCTGAAACatgttttttgtctctctcaggtGTTGCTCCTGTGAATATTATGTCTTAAAAATAAGATGCATGGTCTAGACAGATACCGTGGCTGACTCTTAAGTAACTTACAGCTGCCAAGTGTCCCAAACAGACTGAGAGGCCAATGGCCAGGGGAGCAGACCCTGTGACATCACGTCGTCTTTTATCAGTGACTGCAATGACACATAGGACCAGCTGGAAGGTGGCCAGGAGCTCAATGCCCACGCCTTGTCCTGGAGTGACACCATTGAGCTGCAAGACAGAGGAGAAAAAGCCAAAAATAAACAGCTAGTCCAAGCTCCAAACAGTTTGTCAAGCTCATTTGTCATTTGATCAATTTTGCAGTCTGTTGAAAAATTTGTTTTACAATGGCAGGAAACCCCCGAAATACATTGACAAactcaacatttacattttaggatTTGAAAGACTACAGCAATATATGCAATTGTAATAGCATTGCATTACATAATTGTAATAGAAGTGTGATGACATGTTAAGAGAGCCAGTTCATTATACTCAGTCTACTTTACACAGTTTTGTTGTACCATTGAGCAATTCAACAGCAGGTGCATGCGTATCATCACACTGTTTTCTTTATCAATCTTTTGCAGCTGGTGCAGCATAACGTAATCATTTGCTATTTCAGTAAGTCTAAATGTATTGAACAagtttacattcacatttacagtGTCTTTGCACACATAAAAAACACATGCAACCTGTTGTAGCTGAAACTACATGGCTATGACAAAGTTGACAAACTTCTTTTAATTTGCACTCAACATTTTCTGGACAGATCAGCCTCTTATTTGACTCAAGactacacacctcctccacacatTTGGAATAAATTCATTTCAAAGTGGTACTTACTGCGTTTACTCCCAGTGCGTTTGTGTTGTCTGGACGCGTTCCAAACACAATGCCACTAGCCAGGGCAGACCCCAGCATCTGGGCCACGATGTACATGACTGCCTTGAAGACACTGATCTGACAGCTGGCAAGCATGCCCAGGGTAACAGCAGGGTTCAGGTGGGCTCCACTGATGTGTCCCAGACTCTGGGCCAGGGTGGCGATTGCCAATCCAAAGGCCAGAGAAACCTTGACCTCCTGGTCTGGTTTAGTGTTATTGGGGTTCCCGATGGCTGTGGAGATGCTGAGGTATATGAAGAGGGTCATCCCGACGAGCTCTGCCAGCACGGCCCTCCAGAATGCCTTGCTCTTGAATTCTCTCATGGTGGCTTTGCAGGCTGGTttggctgggctgggggccTGTGGTGGTCCAGTGTAATGTGTGTACTCACAAACAACAGCAACAGGCATTTATAAGGCTGGGACTGATAATAGAAGGAGGCGGGTTTTAAAGAAAAAAGTGAAAAGGGAAGGGCATGCTGAATTAATGAGAAATCCAAAAGgatttttcttccctctccctccctctgcttcgtctctccctctctacaaccccctacccccccccccccacacacacacacacacctccaccaccaggcccccccacccccaccccacacacacaccagacgcccctctcccctgtcctgctcttgtttcctttttcctttcctccctctacacttttacctctctctgctcttttgGACTTCTGTCAGTGGCCATGAAGACTGGTAACATTAAACTTTGTCttgtgatgatgtgtttccatcCTATCTACAAAGGGAGAAGCTCTTTTACCTTGTTTAGCACTCTTGAAGTTGATGGAAGGTCAGCCGATTGATTTGCCGCATTTTGGGACACTTAATACATTTCGTAATATGTCATAAACCTTACTTAGAGCCCCACCCCATGCTCAGATAGAAAAACATCTCCATGAGTTTGTCTCTGAGTCAGACCTCTCACTCAAAGACCATTGAGCATATTCTAAAATTCCCATGTGAGACAGATAAAAGACAACAATGACTACACATAAGATTATTTCTGGAGGCCAAATACCATCTAAGAATTGCTTTATCTTTGCTACTTGTTCTGAACAGGGCGAGCATAGACCCAAAATCTCCTTTCCTCTGGCACACAAATGGAAAGGGTACTATGAATATTTTCTCCACAGAGGTCATCATTCGATCGTCTTCAGTCTGGTTAAATGCCCGTCTTTTGCTAGTCTTGGTTAGATGGACAGCATGAATGGAGGGAAAAGAACGTGGAGGGTGGAAAAGAACTGAAACGACTTGTGGTTAATGTTAACAGGGTATGGAGTAATACTACAGGGTCAAACCTCTCAGATATTACCTGCTTACGCTTACTGCACCGGACAGACGGTTATTGTGATGAATGGCCGGAACTCTGACATCTGGAACCACAAACAGAACAAGTCTGCAAGAAGCAGTCAGGTATTGAATATATAATTACACTGTGCATTTGCACTTGTATGAGCACATGCTGTTTATCTGAATATTGAATGAGCTGATTCAGTCATAAAACATGCTAGGTTTAAAGCTGCTTGGGCCACTACAATTAAAGAATCAGATAAGAATAGTCTCGTAAACTCAATCAAATACCAGTTCTAAAGGAAACAATAATATCACAATACATTTCAAAATATCCCTTTAACTTGGAGTAAGTGTTATGTTAAGTTATAACTTAATAATGAATCATTAACTGTACCCCGTTGGCAAGCTCATAGTCACAAAGATTTCCTTAAGATAAACAAGTGTGACTTTGGTAACAGTACCCATTAAAGGTAGAGTTCAAATAAATTGATggatgaaggaaggaagaaagtatGGTTTGTTCTCATTTACCGTCTTGCAAAGATATGCATCCTTTGTGAAATCATCTTTCACAATGATTCACAGCTAAGAAAACAACTGGAAAAAGAACTCCCTGAAAATACTTTGTGCAATCAAAGGTATGCTTtcgtaaatgcattgattttGACATTGAATAAGTGTGATGACATATTATATGACAGTATCCTATGACAGGAAACGTCTCATGCAATAAGCGGTGTTCCGTGAACCTGCATATTAGTAGTAAAAGTTAATAAGTACACAGCAAAACATGTTTTAAGACAGGTTGAACATGGATGGTCTTTGAAAATGGGCTTAAAACCAAGAGCTAGAACTGACTAATGGCTTTTCCTGATATTGCATGTCAAAAAGTTGCATCTCCAAAATGGGTTAACTTAAGGCCATTATAACACCAGACAGTCTTCAACAACAACCTTTATGAGAGTATATCCATCTAGTCAAATAATGTAGGATTCTGTGCTAAGCTTTGTTTACGGCTAAAGATTAGGATTTCAAATCTCTGCTTCCCTGCCTCCATAAAGTAttgcctcctccccccaccaccatctccaGCAGTGGACCATCTCACTAAGTGCTCAGTGTGCTGGGGGAGGATTGACCAGGTACTATCAAGGACCAGTCACTACTTTGGTTGGATCCATCCACTTGTTGGACACTAATGGTAGTGTATGCTTTTGGGCTATCTGGATTCTCAGAATCCAGCTAGCCCAGCTAGGAAGCATGTTTTGTCCAAACACTGAAGTGTTTTAGGTCCAGAGATGTTTTTGGTAGAGATGTCATGCAGTAACATTGTAAAACGGCAGAGACATTTTAAAAAGGAATGACATTTTGATTTGCAGGGGGTCAAACTATGAGCAGAGGTATGTTCAGAATGTTTGAATACAGACATTTATCACTCCAAATGTTTGGGAGTGAGCCATGTGTCTGAAAAAAGACATTTAGCAGATTCTAACAAATTGTCTCAGCAGGTTGTTAGGCTATAAAGTCTAGGTCACTAGAGAATCATAAGGTAGAGCTATGTGATGCATAAATGTATGTATACACTGTTCTAAAAACAACAAAGACAGTTGCACACTGTATGAGAGGCTGTTGGATGGACCAATGCAGATCTAGAGCAGTTAGTTGAGTAAACATACTGGAGGGTTCAGGGTTGCCGAACAGACAACGCAAAAATTATGTGACCCGTGAAACCATTCGTGACAGTGGGGAACTCATTTTACTAATTGCTCAAATCTATCTAATTGGTTCATACAATTTGGTCGTGGAGGCAAATGTACTCAAAGAGAAATTCCAGTGACACCTTCATAGTTTGCATCAAAACAAAGAACTGGGTGAATCCAAAAACTGGAGGACTGTAGGCCTTCATGGCTAAATGTGCCACGGGTAAAACTCTACAATCACTATCATCTATGTGTCATTCCTAAATCGTTTGTGGCGGTTCACTAATTATTAACAAATAGTTTGTAAGCAATTAGTAGTATTTGAGTATTAGTAAGTGCGCAATTCCGCAAATGAACAAAATTATCCCTATGGTTAATAGAAGGTTTAGATTGATGTAAACAGGTTACAACCCAGATACTGTATCTATGTTGTGATAGAAGGGACTGAAAGTAGATATCTACCGTAGGTAGGTATTGTAGTAGACCAATCTCAGTTAGGACACCACCTTCAAAATTGTTGTAAATCCAACTTGATCAGCCTCATGAATTGTTTATGTATCCTTACTTGTCATTTAGTCTTCCTATTTCTATTTAATCAGACACCTTTGTTCATAGATTATTATCTGCAAATGATTTACAAATGGTATGTTAAGGATAGATATTATAAACTGTTGCCATTGAGTCAAATGAACCGATTTAGGTTGTTTTAGAGGGGTTTCTGAAGCGCATTCTTCACAGTGACTTCGCACTGACAAGGTCAGGAATTTATCTACCAGCGTGTGAAAGTGAACTGAGACAAAAGACCTGAATGAATGGCATGGATCTTGATCAGAAAGGCTGAAACTAAAATGGTGGCTCACCGGATGGCTCTGAACCCCGGGGGCTCCTCTGAGTGTGACAGTCAGGAAGTGTCAGGGAGTGTATGGAGCTTTCAGATAGCCAGAGAGATCACCTCACTGAAATGGCCAGAGAGCAGTCTCCCTCAAAGGCCTCCATTCAACTCTTGGCGACAGTAGCATTAGGTTCCAAATCACAAACATGAGGCTGGTTCTTAATGAGCAGTTCAGCTAAGTGCTCCACAGAGTTGACCCAGACAGCCCTGTCCGTTATGTAATAGTTTATAAAGCAGGTCGGGACCACAATGGAAGCTCACTTTAAAGGGTTGGTCTTTACACACTTTCATTTGAAAACTAAACCAACAAAATACATTCTATAAGTGGATTTGAAGTGATGCTTATTTAGTACTGAGAACTTTCTGTAACCCTCAAAAAGTGAAATGATCTATCACACTTTTGAATGGCAGAAATCTGTTTGCTAACATTTTATCTCCATAGGGATTTGTGTCACTTTCCACAACAGGAAGTTAATGTCTTTTTAATGATCCTTTTTTTATCGGGCTCCTACAATGGCCTCCACAAACATCTTTAATCAGTAAGCATTACGGTCCAAAGttcaagagagagaacagcttccCTCATATACAAAAACAATTTCCAAATTTCAATTACTTATAATACAAGACACTGATCACAAGGCAGGTGTCACACATATTTGTCATGCAAAATCATGTCTACTTCACCCTAACAGTTACATAGAAAATATTATACGATAAATCTTTTTCATCATATTTTCATCGGAAAGTGGATGGCATGGAGATTTACTGACGTCAagattttatattattttaatgAACCCTGATGATTTGGTGCAGTACCACAAACTGGGGTCATTTTTGAACACACTTACATGAGCTTGCAGACTAGGTTACATGTATACTTTTAAGCATGTATGGATCACTAAATGAGCAAAgcaagttcaggcatggcactcgggcagcgtgCACCATATCACCCATCaccgtgttctcagcccataggcttagcttgataggcggcactataaagtcgcacacatgcacgcacacgcgtcctcgattacccttgtgttctgcgctgctgccacccaccaccatccccttctcccccatgtggtctgtctgttctccccgcgggggatttaacttgttgctccctgcctcatgtcatgcatgctgcagtgaaggcagggagcgcttccccatgtacatccattccgccaatgttaaaccatttgtcatgtggatgaataaatggtgaaatcaatcacgtgagtgtcttgactgaactggatATAAGACTGGATCACAAACACATTTGAGGCCTCTTATCATGTGTTGGACCTCCTATTTATCAAATGTGACTCAAGGTTCTTTGCCTTTTTATTACAAGTGTGAGGACCCCATGCAAATGTATCCACTTTTAGAGAGCGTGCACAAAAGATTTTTGAAAGGTTTCTTGTCGGGTGTCCTTGATGCCATGACAACTGCTCTAATAATATAGACTTCTCCCATTTTGTGAGATCCTATCATGTTTTATTACCCAGGAAGCTTAGCCGAGTCATCACACAGGGAGAGGTTATGCAGCAGTCATTTCAACCACacttctgtttctttctttctatgttACCCAATGATTTACTGTATATTAAGGTAACTGTGAATTGCAAAACATGTAGATGTCTCCCGGAATGGCGCAGAATGGAACACCAATGTAGATACACTAACACTAAACGACCATCACCCAGAAGCTCTAGTTGTCTTTATGCTATAATTATACTGTACACTATAGATTCATCTGTTTCACTAAATGGTTAACAGTTGACTTTATGTTGCCTTTTTGAGGTGTTTATCAACTGCCCTTTCCTAGAGATAACCTTGCTTCATAGTAATTTTATTGTCTTTGACCCCATGGCAGTTGTACATTGGAATCACATAATGTTCCTGAGGTATAAAACTCTGTGAAGTGATGACTGATAAAGGATAGGAAAGATAGCCAATATCATTGTTGGTTACTTCAATGTTTTCTGGTGTTCAACTGTTATATCCTCCCTCTCCTAGCTTATTCAACCCCAGTTATGATTCAATTTCGAGTTATTATCTTGCATTATGGCAAGACAAAAACTATTGCTTAATTCCATTTGAAATGTATATTCATGGCCATCTGCTTATTAGTCCTCCTGCAAAACACATACCCCCCCACTCAATCCCTAATAATTAATAAAGAATATTCCTGCAAATATTAGCAATAGACGCATTGTCTTCTTGGTTCACTTTCAATGTAATGTTGTTCTGTATCAGATGTTCCTTTCCTGCAACATAGTGAGGAGCACATCAAATGTCCAATTAAGAAAAAGATTCCTGTAAATTTTGGGAAGCTCCCCATCCCACGTGGATACTTTTCAAGCAGTTGATCTAGTTAGAGAAATAATAGCCTGAATAGGGAAACAAACGTTTTGGACGAATAATCCAGGCACACCACATGTAGAAACATTTGCAGTTCTGTCATCTGTTGTAAGTATGAGATGAGTCATACTTGTGTGATATTAGTCACCGCATGAATGCAACCCTTCAAACCAATATCTGACCCCTGGTTGCTGAGAAAAGTGATGAAGTTAGGAAACACCTTGAAGGACATCAACGTCATATACAAGTGTTGATCATCTTGTGGTATCACTTCCTAATTCCTTTGTGTCCGAATGCTGACGGTTTATTCCTGGGTAAAAGGGGGATGGGGTTGTGAGGAAGGGTTAGGTTGTACTTTTCTTAATGTTTGTTTGctgttgtttgtgtctgttttgtgtttttgtgttcttACACTGCCTTTTCCCATCATGTCAGGGGttagagggtgaggggagtgggTTGGTGGGAGGGAAGCAAGGGTAATGGTCgttaggggggggtggggggagcaaaGAAACTGTTATATCACGTTACCATGTTTGTCGTGTCAACTTTGTGATTGTGATGGTGCTTCCCCTTTCCTTATACAAATAGTAAATAAGTTAACAATTCCTGAAGTGTTGTTTATCTCTGCAGAAGATGGGGGTCAGTTAAGGAACATATTTTTGTCATCCTCCACTCAGTTGGAAGAAAGTTATTTATCATATTAATGATGAATCAACATCCATGCCCTGAACACTTGTGAAAGTCAGACATCTATTttactgaatgtaaatgtattcatgtTCCGAAACTTAATCTAGATAGAGGACGACAAACTATTTTGGTGCGTTTGTGTATCTTGGTGAAAggtgtgtgaaaatgtgtgtgcggTCGTGTGTATTGacatgtgaaagtgtgtgtggtcccTTTAATATCTGGTCTCATAATACAACATGACCACACCGGTGAACCTCTGCAGTGGCACTAAGGGTGCCAGCAACAACAGCAATAACAATAAACCTATTTCCTTATAGTACAGTAGGCTAATCATAAGAACATGAAGTCTAGACAATTGTGCACATCCtttttctttaattgctttaatcaGGGAGAACTGGTGTTGGCCTTGGTCTCCATGTGTATGTGCTTACTGCAAGGTTTGATTTCCTGGGAGTAATAGGAACAATGGGTGGAAATACAAGTAATGACACCCGTAGTTAAGACAAGGTACAGTATACACAAAGAATGTCTGGAATTAAGCTCAGAGGCACACCCACAGTTGAGGGTCTATCATGTATAATGAATACTGTTCCCAGGATAAAAATAACCTTTTACATTGTGCATATTGTCTGTCTGTTGAAGCTGTAGCTGTAAATGAGCTAGGAGGAAGAAGAGTTATTTCTTCCCATTCACTTGTTCACAGTGTCACGTAATAGTTACAATTATAGAACAATTTAACTGCTTCTTATGTGCAAAGACTATAGACATTTATAAAACCAGTTCATAGTTCCATGTTGAGATTTCTTTTATTTGGCATCAAGAGTAAAGTGCAACCACCTTGTTAATATCATCACCATGATTATGgccaaatgactaaattgaATTGTCGTATCTTAAAGGGAAGAAGGATGTCCTTGTAATCTCTTGCCTCTCAGTGACTTCTTCAGTGACCTTTCAACAAGCCAGGCACACTACATAATTAGTTAATGAAATGTATGTGACTTCTGGGGGTTCTGTTTACAACGGAGCAGGAGATGCAGGTGAATCACGTGACGCAAAGTTGTGGTTGCTGTCATGCTTTGTCTAATACTTTTCCCTGTTTTTATCAGGGGTTGGGCGTGGCATCATTGGTGCCAATTTACTCTGGGTGCCTTCTTCCCCAAAGTTGGTGTGACCAAGTGCCAGGGCTCTCAATTCTAGGAAATAGTATGCAGACATACAG encodes the following:
- the LOC136959595 gene encoding aquaporin-1-like, with the protein product MREFKSKAFWRAVLAELVGMTLFIYLSISTAIGNPNNTKPDQEVKVSLAFGLAIATLAQSLGHISGAHLNPAVTLGMLASCQISVFKAVMYIVAQMLGSALASGIVFGTRPDNTNALGVNALNGVTPGQGVGIELLATFQLVLCVIAVTDKRRRDVTGSAPLAIGLSVCLGHLAAISYTGCGINPARSFGPALIMNDFTNHWVYWVGPMCGGVAAALIYDFLLYPKFDDFPERIKILVSGPVGDYDVNGADDTTAVEMSPTK